One window from the genome of Pirellulales bacterium encodes:
- a CDS encoding XRE family transcriptional regulator, with protein sequence MARTTKNLVEVIRSKLAADPDLADAVEHELFNASVATAIHDARAAAGLTQKELADRVGTYQSVIARLEDADYDGHSLKILNRIAEALGRRVEIRFVGQPRGKQPKTLRKKVAGQRLN encoded by the coding sequence ATGGCACGCACGACGAAGAACCTGGTCGAAGTAATCCGTAGCAAGCTCGCCGCCGATCCGGATTTGGCCGACGCCGTCGAACACGAACTCTTCAATGCGAGTGTTGCCACGGCAATCCACGATGCCCGGGCGGCCGCGGGTTTGACGCAAAAAGAACTAGCGGACCGGGTTGGAACGTACCAATCCGTGATCGCGCGATTGGAAGATGCGGACTATGACGGGCACTCGCTGAAAATCCTCAACCGCATCGCCGAGGCACTTGGACGACGCGTCGAAATACGATTTGTCGGGCAGCCTCGGGGCAAGCAACCCAAGACCCTCCGTAAAAAAGTTGCGGGCCAACGCTTGAATTGA